In a genomic window of Vigna angularis cultivar LongXiaoDou No.4 chromosome 6, ASM1680809v1, whole genome shotgun sequence:
- the LOC108342002 gene encoding uncharacterized protein LOC108342002 gives MALHGTTLFINGLSSAIKEFNVLPHSFINSFQKVHHVSLPSCTPNKLVLSRSFGRGDQVCLLHGQSLKLQMGRFMGTLRVKSEDSESTLNAENIALDEETLEEELENAIAEENYARAAQIRDTLKNLQKDSKTALFGANSRFYDSFRAGDLAAMQGIWAQSNEVCCVHPGLKGITGYDDIIESWNFIWANYDFPLEIKLEDIKVHVKGDTGYVTCMEFVKTKGGRWGGQFVTNVFEKIDGLWFICIHHASPIDL, from the exons ATGGCGCTTCATGGAACCACCTTATTCATCAAT GGACTTTCTTCTGCTATCAAGGAGTTTAATGTCTTGCCACATTCATTCATCAATAGCTTTCAGAAGGTTCATCATGTTTCTTTGCCTTCTTGCACTCCAAACAAGTTAGTTCTAAGCAGAAGTTTCGGAAGAGGAGACCAAGTATGTCTTTTACATGGTCAATCTCTCAAGTTGCAAATGGGAAGATTCA TGGGAACACTGAGAGTAAAAAGTGAAGACTCAGAGAGCACATTGAATGCCGAGAACATTGCATTGGATGAagagacattggaggaggagcTAGAGAATGCCATAGCTGAAGAGAATTATGCTAGAGCAGCACAAATAAGGGATACTCTGAAAAACCTTCAGAAAGATAGCAAGACAGCATTATTTGGAGCAAACAGCCGGTTTTATGACTCATTCAGGGCTGGTGACCTAGCAGCCATGCAAGGAATATGGGCGCAAAGTAATGAGGTATGCTGTGTCCATCCTGGTTTGAAGGGGATAACTGGTTATGATGATATCATTGAGAGCTGGAATTTTATATGGGCTAACTACGACTTTCCGCTAGAAATTAAGCTAGAAGACATTAAGGTTCACGTTAAAGGGGATACGGGATATGTTACTTGCATGGAATTTGTGAAGACAAAAGGAGGCAGATGGGGAGGACAGTTTGTAACAAATGTGTTTGAGAAGATTGATGGACTGTGGTTTATTTGTATCCATCATGCTTCCCCAATAGACCTATGA
- the LOC108342133 gene encoding probable N-acetyltransferase HLS1-like, whose product MEFNKFRIRSYEGQYDRAQVEDLERRCEVGPSESVFLFTDTMGDPICRIRNSPMYMMLVAELENELVGVIQGSIKLVTVHGHPPKDLAKVGYVLGLRVSPHHRRKAIGSSLVRRLEEWFSSKDVDYAYMATEKDNQASVSLFMDKFGYTKFRTPAILVNPVNHHCFQISANIEIARLKVDQAEYLYRRFMGSTEFFPNDIGNILRNKLSLGTWVAYFKGDIGWGDFGSDGQVPNSWAMLSVWNSGEIFKLRLGKAPFSCLLCTKSWWLIDKIFPCLKLPIIPDFFNPFGFYFMYGVHHEGPFSGKLVRALCQFVHNMAAESKDENCKIIVTEVGGRDELNHHIPHWKLLSCPEDLWCIKPLKNEGTNNKFHELTKTPPTRALFVDPREV is encoded by the exons ATGGAATTCAACAAGTTCAGAATCAGAAGCTACGAGGGGCAATATGATAGGGCTCAAGTGGAAGATCTTGAGAGAAGATGCGAGGTAGGGCCATCAGAAAGCGTGTTCCTCTTCACAGACACTATGGGTGACCCCATTTGTAGGATTCGGAACAGTCCAATGTACATGATGCTG GTGGCAGAGTTGGAGAATGAACTGGTTGGTGTGATTCAAGGGTCTATAAAGCTGGTGACGGTTCATGGTCATCCTCCGAAGGATTTGGCAAAGGTGGGGTATGTCCTTGGCTTAAGGGTATCACCCCATCACAGGAGAAAAGCGATTGGCTCGAGCCTTGTGAGAAGGCTAGAAGAATGGTTCAGTTCAAAGGATGTGGACTATGCATATATGGCAACAGAGAAAGACAACCAAGCCTCGGTCAGTCTCTTTATGGACAAGTTTGGCTACACCAAGTTTAGGACTCCAGCTATTCTTGTGAACCCTGTGAACCATCATTGCTTTCAAATATCAGCCAACATTGAGATAGCAAGGTTGAAGGTTGACCAAGCTGAATACCTCTACAGAAGATTCATGGGGTCCACAGAGTTTTTTCCCAATGACATAGGCAACATACTTAGGAACAAGCTAAGTTTGGGGACATGGGTAGCCTATTTCAAGGGAGATATTGGTTGGGGGGATTTTGGGTCAGATGGACAAGTCCCTAATAGTTGGGCAATGCTCAGTGTATGGAACAGTGGAGAGATATTCAAGCTGAGGCTAGGAAAAGCACCATTTTCTTGCTTGTTGTGCACCAAGAGTTGGTGGTTGATTGATAAAATCTTCCCATGTTTGAAACTTCCAATCATACCTGATTTCTTCAACCCATTTGGGTTCTATTTCATGTATGGGGTGCACCATGAAGGGCCATTCTCAGGGAAGCTGGTGAGAGCCTTGTGCCAATTCGTACACAACATGGCTGCAGAATCAAAGGATGAGAATTGCAAGATCATTGTCACTGAAGTTGGTGGAAGAGACGAGCTCAACCATCATATTCCACATTGGAAATTGCTCTCATGCCCAGAGGACTTGTGGTGCATAAAGCCTTTGAAAAATGAAGGGACAAATAACAAGTTCCATGAATTAACCAAAACCCCACCAACAAGAGCTCTTTTTGTAGACCCAAGAGAGGTTTAA